In the Sus scrofa isolate TJ Tabasco breed Duroc chromosome 6, Sscrofa11.1, whole genome shotgun sequence genome, one interval contains:
- the ACTN4 gene encoding alpha-actinin-4 isoform X4: MVDYHAANQSYQYGPSSGSNGAGGGGSMGDYMAQEDDWDRDLLLDPAWEKQQRKTFTAWCNSHLRKAGTQIENIDEDFRDGLKLMLLLEVISGERLPKPERGKMRVHKINNVNKALDFIASKGVKLVSIGAEEIVDGNAKMTLGMIWTIILRFAIQDISVEETSAKEGLLLWCQRKTAPYKNVNVQNFHISWKDGLAFNALIHRHRPELIEYDKLRKDDPVTNLNNAFEVAEKYLDIPKMLDAEDIVGTLRPDEKAIMTYVSCFYHAFSGAQKAETAANRICKVLAVNQENEHLMEDYERLASDLLEWIRRTIPWLEDRVPQKTIQEMQQKLEDFRDYRRVHKPPKVQEKCQLEINFNTLQTKLRLSNRPAFMPSEGKMVSDINNGWQHLEQAEKGYEEWLLNEIRRLERLDHLAEKFRQKASIHEAWTDGKEAMLKQRDYETATLSDIKALIRKHEAFESDLAAHQDRVEQIAAIAQELNELDYYDSHNVNTRCQKICDQWDALGSLTHSRREALEKTEKQLETIDQLHLEYAKRAAPFNNWMESAMEDLQDMFIVHTIEEIEGLISAHDQFKSTLPDADREREAILAIHKEAQRIAESNHIKLSGSNPYTTVTPQIINSKWEKVQQLVPKRDHALLEEQSKQQSNEHLRRQFASQANIVGPWIQTKMEEIGRISIEMNGTLEDQLSHLKQYERSIVDYKPNLDLLEQQHQLIQEALIFDNKHTNYTMEHIRVGWEQLLTTIARTINEVENQILTRDAKGISQEQMQEFRASFNHFDKDHGGALGPEEFKACLISLGYDVENDRQGDAEFNRIMSVVDPNHSGLVTFQAFIDFMSRETTDTDTADQVIASFKVLAGDKNFITAEELRRELPPDQAEYCIARMAPYQGPDAVPGALDYKSFSTALYGESDL, translated from the exons ACCTTCACAGCCTGGTGCAACTCCCACCTGCGCAAGGCCGGCACACAGATCGAGAACATCGACGAGGACTTCCGAGACGGGCTCAAGCTCATGCTTCTCCTGGAGGTCATTTCCG GGGAGCGGTTACCTAAGCCAGAGCGGGGCAAGATGAGGGTGCATAAGATCAACAATGTGAACAAGGCACTGGACTTCATCGCCAGCAAAGGAGTCAAGCTGGTCTCCATCGGGGCAGAAG AGATCGTGGACGGCAATGCAAAGATGACGCTGGGCATGATCTGGACCATCATCCTCAGGTTCGCCATCCAGGACATCTCCGTGGAGG AGACCTCTGCCAAGGAGGGGCTCCTCCTCTGGTGCCAGCGGAAGACGGCCCCGTACAAGAACGTCAATGTGCAGAACTTCCACATCAG CTGGAAGGACGGGCTCGCCTTCAATGCCCTGATCCACCGGCACAGACCAGAGCTGATCGAATATGACAAGCTGAGAAAG gacgACCCCGTCACCAACCTGAACAATGCCTTCGAAGTGGCTGAGAAGTACCTAGACATCCCCAAGATGCTGGATGCGGAGG ATATTGTAGGCACTCTGAGGCCAGATGAGAAAGCCATCATGACTTACGTGTCCTGCTTCTACCACGCTTTCTCGGGGGCTCAAAAG gccgAGACCGCCGCCAACCGGATCTGCAAGGTGCTGGCTGTCAATCAGGAGAACGAGCACCTGATGGAAGATTATGAGAGGCTGGCCAGCGAT CTCCTGGAGTGGATCCGGCGCACCATCCCTTGGCTGGAGGACCGCGTGCCCCAGAAGACCATCCAGGAGATGCAGCAGAAGCTGGAGGACTTCCGCGACTACCGGCGTGTCCACAAACCGCCTAAGGTGCAAGAGAAGTGCCAGCTGGAGATCAATTTCAACACGCTGCAGACCAAGCTGCGCCTCAGCAACCGGCCCGCCTTCATGCCCTCCGAGGGCAAAATGGTCTCG GACATCAACAATGGCTGGCAGCACCTGGAGCAGGCGGAAAAGGGCTACGAGGAGTGGCTGCTGAATGAGATCCGCAGGCTGGAGCGGCTCGACCACTTGGCAGAGAAGTTCCGGCAGAAGGCCTCCATCCACGAGGCCTGGACTGACG GGAAGGAGGCCATGCTGAAGCAGCGGGACTATGAGACGGCCACCCTCTCAGATATCAAAGCCCTCATCCGCAAGCACGAGGCCTTCGAGAGTGACCTGGCCGCACACCAGGACCGCGTGGAGCAGATCGCGGCCATCGCCCAGGAGCTCAA CGAGCTGGATTACTACGACTCCCATAATGTCAACACCCGCTGCCAGAAGATCTGCGACCAGTGGGACGCTCTTGGCTCTCTGACCCACAGCCGCAGGGAGGCCCTGGAG AAAACAGAGAAGCAGCTGGAGACCATTGACCAGCTGCACCTGGAGTACGCCAAGCGGGCAGCGCCCTTCAACAACTGGATGGAGAGTGCCATGGAGGACCTGCAGGACATGTTCATCGTCCACACCATCGAGGAGATCGAG GGCCTGATCTCAGCCCACGACCAGTTCAAGTCGACGCTGCCGGACGCCGACCGGGAACGGGAGGCCATCCTGGCCATTCACAAGGAGGCCCAGAGGATCGCCGAGAGCAACCACATCAAACTCTCGGGCAGCAACCCCTACACCACTGTCACCCCCCAGATCATCAACTCCAAGTGGGAGAAG GTGCAGCAGCTGGTGCCCAAGCGGGACCACGCCCTCCTCGAGGAGCAGAGCAAACAGCAGTCCAACGAGCACCTCCGCCGCCAGTTCGCCAGCCAGGCCAACATCGTGGGGCCCTGGATCCAGACCAAGATGGAG GAGATTGGCCGCATCTCCATCGAGATGAACGGGACGCTGGAAGACCAGCTGAGCCACCTGAAGCAGTACGAGCGCAGCATTGTGGACTACAAGCCGAACCTGGACCTGCTGGAGCAGCAGCATCAGCTCATCCAGGAGGCCCTCATCTTTGACAACAAACACACCAACTACACCATGGAG CACATCCGCGTGGGCTGGGAGCAGCTGCTCACCACCATCGCCCGCACCATCAACGAGGTCGAGAACCAGATCCTCACCCGCGACGCCAAGGGCATCAGCCAAGAGCAGATGCAGGAGTTCCGGGCGTCCTTCAATCACTTCGACAAG GACCACGGCGGGGCGCTGGGGCCGGAGGAGTTCAAGGCCTGCCTCATCAGCCTGGGCTACGACGTGGAGAATGACCGGCAG GGCGATGCCGAGTTCAACCGCATCATGAGCGTGGTCGACCCCAACCACAGCGGCCTCGTGACCTTCCAAGCCTTCATCGACTTCATGTCGAGGGAGACCACAGACACCGACACAGCCGACCAGGTCATCGCCTCCTTCAAGGTCCTGGCAGGCGACAAG AACTTCATCACGGCGGAGGAGCTGCGGAGAGAGCTGCCGCCCGACCAGGCCGAGTACTGCATCGCCCGCATGGCGCCGTACCAGGGCCCCGACGCTGTGCCCGGCGCCCTCGACTACAAGTC
- the ACTN4 gene encoding alpha-actinin-4 isoform X6: MVDYHAANQSYQYGPSSGSNGAGGGGSMGDYMAQEDDWDRDLLLDPAWEKQQRKTFTAWCNSHLRKAGTQIENIDEDFRDGLKLMLLLEVISGERLPKPERGKMRVHKINNVNKALDFIASKGVKLVSIGAEEIVDGNAKMTLGMIWTIILRFAIQDISVEETSAKEGLLLWCQRKTAPYKNVNVQNFHISWKDGLAFNALIHRHRPELIEYDKLRKDDPVTNLNNAFEVAEKYLDIPKMLDAEDIVGTLRPDEKAIMTYVSCFYHAFSGAQKAETAANRICKVLAVNQENEHLMEDYERLASDLLEWIRRTIPWLEDRVPQKTIQEMQQKLEDFRDYRRVHKPPKVQEKCQLEINFNTLQTKLRLSNRPAFMPSEGKMVSDINNGWQHLEQAEKGYEEWLLNEIRRLERLDHLAEKFRQKASIHEAWTDGKEAMLKQRDYETATLSDIKALIRKHEAFESDLAAHQDRVEQIAAIAQELNELDYYDSHNVNTRCQKICDQWDALGSLTHSRREALEKTEKQLETIDQLHLEYAKRAAPFNNWMESAMEDLQDMFIVHTIEEIEGLISAHDQFKSTLPDADREREAILAIHKEAQRIAESNHIKLSGSNPYTTVTPQIINSKWEKVQQLVPKRDHALLEEQSKQQSNEHLRRQFASQANIVGPWIQTKMEEIGRISIEMNGTLEDQLSHLKQYERSIVDYKPNLDLLEQQHQLIQEALIFDNKHTNYTMEHIRVGWEQLLTTIARTINEVENQILTRDAKGISQEQMQEFRASFNHFDKKQTGSMDSDDFRALLISTGYSLGDAEFNRIMSVVDPNHSGLVTFQAFIDFMSRETTDTDTADQVIASFKVLAGDKNFITAEELRRELPPDQAEYCIARMAPYQGPDAVPGALDYKSFSTALYGESDL, encoded by the exons ACCTTCACAGCCTGGTGCAACTCCCACCTGCGCAAGGCCGGCACACAGATCGAGAACATCGACGAGGACTTCCGAGACGGGCTCAAGCTCATGCTTCTCCTGGAGGTCATTTCCG GGGAGCGGTTACCTAAGCCAGAGCGGGGCAAGATGAGGGTGCATAAGATCAACAATGTGAACAAGGCACTGGACTTCATCGCCAGCAAAGGAGTCAAGCTGGTCTCCATCGGGGCAGAAG AGATCGTGGACGGCAATGCAAAGATGACGCTGGGCATGATCTGGACCATCATCCTCAGGTTCGCCATCCAGGACATCTCCGTGGAGG AGACCTCTGCCAAGGAGGGGCTCCTCCTCTGGTGCCAGCGGAAGACGGCCCCGTACAAGAACGTCAATGTGCAGAACTTCCACATCAG CTGGAAGGACGGGCTCGCCTTCAATGCCCTGATCCACCGGCACAGACCAGAGCTGATCGAATATGACAAGCTGAGAAAG gacgACCCCGTCACCAACCTGAACAATGCCTTCGAAGTGGCTGAGAAGTACCTAGACATCCCCAAGATGCTGGATGCGGAGG ATATTGTAGGCACTCTGAGGCCAGATGAGAAAGCCATCATGACTTACGTGTCCTGCTTCTACCACGCTTTCTCGGGGGCTCAAAAG gccgAGACCGCCGCCAACCGGATCTGCAAGGTGCTGGCTGTCAATCAGGAGAACGAGCACCTGATGGAAGATTATGAGAGGCTGGCCAGCGAT CTCCTGGAGTGGATCCGGCGCACCATCCCTTGGCTGGAGGACCGCGTGCCCCAGAAGACCATCCAGGAGATGCAGCAGAAGCTGGAGGACTTCCGCGACTACCGGCGTGTCCACAAACCGCCTAAGGTGCAAGAGAAGTGCCAGCTGGAGATCAATTTCAACACGCTGCAGACCAAGCTGCGCCTCAGCAACCGGCCCGCCTTCATGCCCTCCGAGGGCAAAATGGTCTCG GACATCAACAATGGCTGGCAGCACCTGGAGCAGGCGGAAAAGGGCTACGAGGAGTGGCTGCTGAATGAGATCCGCAGGCTGGAGCGGCTCGACCACTTGGCAGAGAAGTTCCGGCAGAAGGCCTCCATCCACGAGGCCTGGACTGACG GGAAGGAGGCCATGCTGAAGCAGCGGGACTATGAGACGGCCACCCTCTCAGATATCAAAGCCCTCATCCGCAAGCACGAGGCCTTCGAGAGTGACCTGGCCGCACACCAGGACCGCGTGGAGCAGATCGCGGCCATCGCCCAGGAGCTCAA CGAGCTGGATTACTACGACTCCCATAATGTCAACACCCGCTGCCAGAAGATCTGCGACCAGTGGGACGCTCTTGGCTCTCTGACCCACAGCCGCAGGGAGGCCCTGGAG AAAACAGAGAAGCAGCTGGAGACCATTGACCAGCTGCACCTGGAGTACGCCAAGCGGGCAGCGCCCTTCAACAACTGGATGGAGAGTGCCATGGAGGACCTGCAGGACATGTTCATCGTCCACACCATCGAGGAGATCGAG GGCCTGATCTCAGCCCACGACCAGTTCAAGTCGACGCTGCCGGACGCCGACCGGGAACGGGAGGCCATCCTGGCCATTCACAAGGAGGCCCAGAGGATCGCCGAGAGCAACCACATCAAACTCTCGGGCAGCAACCCCTACACCACTGTCACCCCCCAGATCATCAACTCCAAGTGGGAGAAG GTGCAGCAGCTGGTGCCCAAGCGGGACCACGCCCTCCTCGAGGAGCAGAGCAAACAGCAGTCCAACGAGCACCTCCGCCGCCAGTTCGCCAGCCAGGCCAACATCGTGGGGCCCTGGATCCAGACCAAGATGGAG GAGATTGGCCGCATCTCCATCGAGATGAACGGGACGCTGGAAGACCAGCTGAGCCACCTGAAGCAGTACGAGCGCAGCATTGTGGACTACAAGCCGAACCTGGACCTGCTGGAGCAGCAGCATCAGCTCATCCAGGAGGCCCTCATCTTTGACAACAAACACACCAACTACACCATGGAG CACATCCGCGTGGGCTGGGAGCAGCTGCTCACCACCATCGCCCGCACCATCAACGAGGTCGAGAACCAGATCCTCACCCGCGACGCCAAGGGCATCAGCCAAGAGCAGATGCAGGAGTTCCGGGCGTCCTTCAATCACTTCGACAAG AAGCAGACAGGCAGCATGGACTCCGATGACTTCAGGGCTCTGCTTATCTCCACAGGATACAGCCTG GGCGATGCCGAGTTCAACCGCATCATGAGCGTGGTCGACCCCAACCACAGCGGCCTCGTGACCTTCCAAGCCTTCATCGACTTCATGTCGAGGGAGACCACAGACACCGACACAGCCGACCAGGTCATCGCCTCCTTCAAGGTCCTGGCAGGCGACAAG AACTTCATCACGGCGGAGGAGCTGCGGAGAGAGCTGCCGCCCGACCAGGCCGAGTACTGCATCGCCCGCATGGCGCCGTACCAGGGCCCCGACGCTGTGCCCGGCGCCCTCGACTACAAGTC